In Stigmatopora nigra isolate UIUO_SnigA chromosome 11, RoL_Snig_1.1, whole genome shotgun sequence, the following proteins share a genomic window:
- the pikfyve gene encoding 1-phosphatidylinositol 3-phosphate 5-kinase isoform X1 translates to MFGQFFKETLQEMASGDKSVPSSSSDWSVEQTIISPTSPSHLTHFKPLTPEQEEPPLRSAYSSFVNLFRFSNKEDARPASTVSDKLDDPPLSPQTESRSWSSSPSHSSSRSQRKSHSDSIRRTSTASDSSRKSDTPLNNHDPRTAVQLRTALKRLKEIMDGKSQDSDLKQYWMPDSQCKECYDCNEKFTTFRRRHHCRLCGQIFCSRCCNQEIPGKFMGYTGDLRACTYCRKIALNYAYSTESGSIGEDLNVLSDSSCSVCAMEPNEPRTPVGGRKASRNIFLEEDLTWQRKTPIGMRKTMTHQDAQKSVLPSRLATLQEDLGKSPTRKRSASVSNLSLDRSGSMVPSYDSSVSPPTTRSLSGAKSITKLDHSEEERKSLLDSSQLKELWKKICHNNTGMEFQDHRYWLRTYPNCIVGKELVNWLLRNGTISNRAQAIAIGQALVDGRWLDCITHNDQLFRDEYALYRALQSTEYSETPSPDSDSVNSVEGHSEPSWFKDIKFDDSDMDQLAEESDYNITSSASQSKRTSVSSSQSVVDSDSAASISLNMEHNNVNFHIKKESKNSHVRSTAEQKAEFLMSEDGGQNIVISDAFIKESLFNRRVEEKAKEMLFTPLGWHHSSLDQLREENGEKKAMERLLSANHSHMMALLQQLLYSESLSLSWRDIIVPVVRQVVQTVRPDVRNCDDDMDIRQLVHIKKIPGGRKFDSTVVNGFVCTKNIAHKKMNSYIKNPKILLLKCSIEYLYREETKFTCIEPIVLQEREFLKNYVQRIVDVRPNLVLVEKTVSRIAQDMLLEHGITLVINVKPQVLDRVSRMTQGDLLMSMDQLLTKPRLGTCHKFYMQPFTLANDDVKTLMLFEGCAAHLGCSIKLRGASEYELARVKEIIMIMVCVAYHSQLEISFLMDEFAMPPSLPQSTSFPCLLDGMSSKGEAEAQQSEMETHDTTGKTSNDYSGMPGQPEDTFPPGMETSQDHPRSCASSIQSEETGVKESFCSSPFSTAPPLSVSPPFLMEADQQEKDNMFRRTSDEYTWEQGNQEKELFESTEDKGTETSTPRLFRDPLQDDTGLFVAEQVTSTDDHLKSISAVFKQELKDIILCISPFITFREPFLLTAAGINCPSRDYFPEKVYLSPLLNKDFRELDGRRKRQLLKDSASTSMASSQANGFASIKPVDYLPCHGLTSTRIVEQLSSSQDLANMLAEYRAKGGRIRQREANDPFNIVNTASLGNGHIKSEEMPSPPIRGPLKADSEDDKPSKQSEMSLTPKMDCLTPVNHQRLCVLFSSSSAQSSNAPNPCVSPWIVTMEFYGKNDLSLGVFLERYCFRSSYQCPSIFCETPMVHHIRRFVHGNGCVQIVLKELDSPVPGYQHTILNYSWCRICKQVTPVVPLSNDSWSMSFAKYLELHFYGHQYTRRANAEPCGHSIHKDYHQYFSYNQMVASFSYTSVRLLEICLPRPRIFIRNLGPSKAILQQDLKDFSQKVTQVYLAIDDRLTSLKIETFSKTREEKMEDLFAQKDMEEAELRNWIEKLQARLQACGLDSPQQLQTVVESLVVKKQSLCEMLQSWNTKLQDLFQQEKGRKRLSVPPSPGRHRQPTVDDGKSTLESSPRNPSPVVPNGDKEDRHLNTLPSICSSSTVLLSPGEAGVEPFTPGPSFTEPDSVSIPEDVFDGHLLGSTDSQVKEKSTMKAILANFLPGNSYNSIPFPFEPDKHYLMYEHERVPIAICEKEPSSIIAFALSCKEYRTALDDLSKGSNTVVDEMSQPTSGESRAKNSPARLAESSTQSRSNTEADPLKDTDVADKQKKQSQNPHIELQFSDANAKFYCRIYYADEFHRMRKEILESAEEDFVRSLSHCVNWQARGGKSGAVFYATEDDRFILKQMPRLEVQSFLDFAPHYFTYITGAVQQKRPTALAKILGVYRIGYKNSQNNTEKKLDLLVMENLFYGRKMAQVFDLKGSLRNRNVKTDSGKESCEVVLLDENLLKLIYDNPLYIRSHCKSVLRAAIHSDAYFLSSHLIIDYSLLVGRDDASNQLVVGIIDYIRTFTWDKRLEMVVKSTGILGGQGKMPTVVSPELYRARFCEAMDKYFLMVPDHWTGLGVNC, encoded by the exons ATGTTCGGGCAGTTCTTCAAAGA GACACTGCAGGAGATGGCCTCCGGGGACAAGTCAGTGCCATCGTCCTCATCGGACTGGAGTGTTGAACAAACTATCATCTCACCTACAAGCCCTTCCCATTTGACACACTTCAAGCCACTCACGCCAGAGCAGGAGGAACCTCCACTGCGATCAGCATACAGTTCATTTGTCAACCTGTTTCGCTTCAGCAACAAAG AGGATGCCCGTCCTGCCTCTACAGTTTCTGACAAGCTGGATGATCCACCTCTTTCCCCTCAGACGGAGAGTCGAAGTTGGTCATCCAGCCCTTCACATTCCAGTTCAAGATCGCAGCGAAAGTCGCACTCTGATAGCATAAGACGCACCTCCACTGCCTCTG ATAGCAGCAGAAAGTCGGATACCCCACTAAACAATCACGACCCACGGACAGCTGTCCAGCTCCGCACTGCACTAAAACGGCTCAAGGAAATCATGGATGGAAAGAGTCAG GACAGTGACCTGAAGCAGTATTGGATGCCAGACAGCCAGTGTAAGGAGTGCTATGATTGCAACGAGAAGTTTACAACATTTCGTCGGCGGCACCACTGCAGGCTATGCGGACAAATCTTTTGCAGCCGCTGTTGCAACCAAGAAATACCTGGAAAGTTCATGGGCTATACAG GAGACCTCCGGGCCTGTACATACTGTCGGAAAATTGCGCTCAACTACGCCTACTCGACGGAGTCAGGGTCAATTGGCGAGGACCTAAACGTCTTGTCGGACTCTTCCTGCTCAGTGTGTGCAATGGAACCCAACGAACCGCGGACACCCGTGGGTGGACGTAAGGCAAGCAGAAACATCTTCCTGGAGGAAGATCTCACTTGGCAGAG AAAAACTCCTATTGGGATGAGAAAAAC CATGACCCATCAAGATGCTCAGAAGAGTGTCCTTCCATCTAGACTGGCCACGCTGCAAGAAGATTTGGGAAAATCTCCCACAAGGAAAAG GTCAGCCAGCGTTTCTAACCTTTCTCTGGATCGCTCTGGCTCCATGGTGCCTTCATACGACAGCTCAGTCAGCCCACCCACTACCCGATCCTTGTCAGGCGCCAAGAGCATCACAAAACTGGACCACAGCGAGGAGGAGCGAAAGAGCCTTCTT GACTCTTCACAACTAAAGGAATTGTGGAAAAAGATCTGTCACAACAACACAGGGATGGAGTTTCAGGACCACAGGTACTGGCTGAGGACCTACCCTAATTGTATTGTGGGAAAGGAGCTGGTGAACTGGCTACTCAGGAATGGCACCATCTCCAACAG ggCACAGGCAATTGCCATCGGACAGGCATTGGTGGACGGCCGCTGGCTCGACTGCATCACACACAACGACCAGCTTTTCAGAGATGAGTATGCCCTTTACCGTGCCCTGCAG AGCACAGAGTACTCCGAAACCCCGTCTCCAGACAGTGACAGCGTTAACTCAGTGGAGGGACATTCTGAGCCATCCTGGTTTAAGGACATTAAGTTTGACGACAGTGACATGGATCAGCTAGCAGAGGAGTCTGACTACAACATAACAA GCTCTGCCAGCCAGAGCAAAAGGACGTCCGTCAGTAGCTCCCAGTCCGTGGTTGACAGTGACTCGGCTGCTTCCATCAGCCTCAACATGGAGCACAACAACGTCAATTTCCACATTAAGAAAGAGTCCAAGAATTCACATGTGCGTTCCACTGCAGAGCAGAAAG CTGAATTTTTGATGTCAGAAGATGGAGGACAGAACATTGTGATCAGCGATGCCTTCATTAAAG AGTCTCTCTTTAATCGCCGCGTGGAAGAAAAGGCTAAAGAGATGCTGTTTACGCCTCTGGGTTGGCACCACAGTTCCCTGGATCAGCTCAGAGAAGAGAATGGAGAGAAAAAGGCCATGGAGAGGCTACT CTCTGCCAATCACAGCCATATGATGGCACTGCTCCAGCAGCTTCTCTACAGCGAGTCACTATCACTCTCCTGGCGGGACATCATTGTCCCTGTTGTCCGACAGGTGGTCCAAACCGTGCGGCCAGATGTTCGTAACTGCGATGACGACATGGACATAAGACAGTTGGTCcatattaaaaaa ATTCCAGGAGGAAGAAAATTCGATTCAACTGTGGTTAATGGTTTTGTATGCACCAAGAATATCGCTCACAAAAAG ATGAATTCCTACATCAAGAACCCCAAAATCTTGCTGTTGAAGTGCTCTATCGAGTATCTTTACAGAGAGGAAACTAAATTCACATGCATTGAGCCCATTGTCCTGCAA GAGCGAGAGTTTTTGAAGAATTACGTTCAGCGGATCGTGGATGTCCGACCAAACCTGGTGCTTGTGGAAAAGACAGTGTCTCGTATTGCTCAGGACATGTTGCTGGAGCACGGTATCACCCTGGTGATCAACGTCAAACCG caAGTCTTAGATCGAGTGAGTCGGATGACCCAAGGTGATCTTCTGATGTCCATGGATCAGCTTCTTACCAAACCTCGACTGGGTACTTGCCATAAATTTTACATGCAGCCCTTTACCCTGGCTAACG ATGATGTCAAGACGCTGATGCTCTTTGAAGGCTGCGCTGCCCACTTGGGCTGCTCCATCAAGCTTCGTGGCGCCTCTGAGTATGAGCTGGCCCGTGTGAAGGAGATCATCATGATAATGGTGTGCGTGGCCTATCACTCCCAGTTGGAGATCTCCTTCCTCATGGATGAGTTTGCCATGCCACCTAGTTTGCCCCAGAGCACATCTTTCCCTTGCCTTCTGGACGGAATGTCTTCCAAGGGTGAAGCCGAAGCACAACAGAGTGAGATGGAGACCCATGACACAACGGGGAAAACATCTAATGATTATTCTGGTATGCCTGGACAGCCAGAAGACACATTTCCCCCTGGAATGGAAACTAGCCAAGACCATCCAAGATCATGTGCATCCTCTATACAAAGTGAAGAAACTGGAGTCAAAGAAAGTTTTTGTTCTTCACCATTTTCCACCGCTCCTCCTCTCTCAGTATCTCCACCATTTCTCATGGAAGCAGATCAGCAAGAGAAAGACAACATGTTTCGGAGAACCTCTGATGAGTATACTTGGGAACAAGGAAATCAAGAAAAGGAATTGTTTGAAAGCACAGAGGATAAGGGAACAGAAACGTCAACGCCCAGATTGTTCCGAGACCCCCTGCAGGATGATACAGGCTTATTTGTGGCAGAGCAGGTGACTTCGACTGATGACCACTTGAAGTCCATCTCAGCTGTCTTCAAGCAGGAGTTGAAGGACATAATTTTGTGCATTTCGCCCTTTATTACATTCCGAGAACCGTTCCTTCTCACAGCTGCTGGAATAAACTGCCCCAGCAGGGATTACTTCCCTGAAAAG GTCTACCTATCTCCCCTCCTCAACAAGGATTTCAGAGAACTTGATGGACGTCGGAAGCGGCAGCTTCTTAAAGACTCTGCATCAACCTCAATGGCTAGCAGTCAGGCCAACGGTTTTGCTTCAATTAAGCCTGTGGACTACTTACCGTGCCATGGACTCACCAGTACGCGTATTGTTGAGCAACTGAGCAGCAGCCAGGATCTTGCCAATATGCTGGCAGAGTACAGAGCAAAGGGAGGGCGAATCCGGCAGAGGGAAGCCAATGACCCTTTCAATATAGTCAATACAGCCAGTTTGGGGAACGGCCACATTAAAAGTGAGGAAATGCCATCGCCACCTATCAGAGGGCCGCTGAAGGCTGATAGTGAAGATGACAAACCCAGCAAACAGAGTGAAATGAGCTTGACTCCCAAG ATGGACTGTTTAACGCCTGTCAATCATCAGCGACTGTGCGTCCTCTTCAGCAGCTCCTCAGCTCAATCCAGTAATGCCCCAAACCCCTGTGTCAGCCCATG GATTGTGACCATGGAGTTCTATGGAAAGAATGACCTTTCACTTGGTGTGTTCTTGGAGCGATACTGTTTCAG GTCCTCCTATCAGTGTCCAAGCATATTCTGTGAGACTCCCATGGTTCACCACATTCGCCGTTTTGTGCACGGTAACGGCTGCGTGCAAATTGTGTTAAAAGAACTGGACTCACCCGTTCCTGGTTACCAACACACTATCCTTAACTACTCTTGGTGCCGCATCTGTAAACAG GTGACCCCTGTTGTGCCACTGTCCAATGATTCATGGTCCATGTCTTTTGCTAAATATTTGGAGCTCCACTTCTACGGCCACCAATATACCAGGCGGGCCAACGCGGAGCCCTGCGGCCACTCCATCCACAAAGACTACCATCAGTATTTTTCCTACAACCAGATGGTGGCTTCCTTCAG CTACACCTCAGTAAGGCTTTTGGAGATTTGCCTACCCCGTCCCAGGATATTTATCAGGAATCTGGGGCCTTCTAAAGCCATCCTACAGCAGGACCTAAAAGACTTCTCCCAAAA AGTAACGCAGGTTTACTTGGCTATCGATGACCGCCTCACCTCGCTCAAGATTGAGACCTTCAGTAAGACTCGAGAGGAAAAGATGGAGGATCTCTTCGCCCAGAAAGAT ATGGAAGAGGCCGAGCTGCGCAACTGGATTGAGAAGCTACAAGCTCGACTTCAAGCCTGTGGTCTTGATTCTCCACAGCAGCTCCAGACAGTGGTGGAGTCTCTGGTAGTCAAAAAACAGAGCCTCTGTGAGATGCTGCAGTCGTGGAACACCAA GCTGCAAGACTTGTTCCAGCAGGAAAAAGGCCGCAAGCGTCTCTCCGTCCCTCCGAGCCCGGGCCGCCACCGACAGCCAACCGTTGATGACGGCAAG AGCACCCTGGAATCTTCACCTCGCAACCCTTCACCAGTTGTGCCGAACGGTGACAAAG AGGATCGTCACCTCAACACACTGCCCTCCATATGCTCCTCCTCCACTGTGCTGCTGTCTCCCGGGGAAGCTGGAGTTGAACCCTTCACCCCAGGCCCCTCTTTCACAGAGCCAGACTCTGTCAGTATCCCAGAAG ATGTATTTGACGGACACTTGCTGGGCTCTACTGACAGTCAGGTGAAGGAGAAGTCCACTATGAAGGCTATTCTAGCAAACTTTTTGCCAGGCAACAGTTACAATTCCATTCCCTTCCCTTT TGAACCGGATAAGCACTATCTGATGTATGAGCATGAACGTGTGCCCATCGCAATCTGCGAGAAGGAGCCAAGCTCCATTATTGCCTTCGCACTCAG CTGCAAGGAGTATAGAACGGCCCTGGATGATTTATCCAAGGGATCCAACACAGTAGTGGACGAAATGTCACAACCTACCAG TGGAGAGAGCCGAGCAAAGAACAGCCCCGCCAGGCTTGCCGAGTCATCCACACAGAGCCGCAGCAACACAGAAGCCGACCCCCTCA AGGACACGGATGTGGCTGATAAACAGAAGAAACAATCTCAGAATCCACACATTGAGCTGC aattttcaGACGCCAACGCCAAGTTTTACTGTCGCATCTACTACGCGGATGAGTTCCACAGGATGCGTAAAGAGATCTTGGAGAGTGCTGAGGAGGATTTTGTTCGCTCGCTGTCCCACTGCGTCAACTGGCAGGCACGTGGCGGGAAGTCAGGAGCTGTCTTCTATGCAACTGAAG ATGACCGGTTCATCCTGAAGCAGATGCCCAGACTGGAAGTCCAGTCATTCTTGGATTTTGCTCCTCACTACTTTACCTACATTACTGGAGCTGTGCAACAGAAA AGGCCCACCGCTCTGGCGAAGATTCTCGGTGTTTACCGGATTGGGTACAAAAACTCACAAAACAACACGGAGAAGAAGTTGGACCTACTTGTGATGGAAAACCTTTTTTATGGACGTAAAATGGCTCAG GTGTTCGACCTAAAAGGCTCCCTGCGTAACCGCAACGTGAAGACAGACTCAGGCAAGGAGAGTTGTGAGGTGGTGCTGCTGGACGAAAACCTGCTCAAACTCATCTACGACAACCCGCTGTATATCCGCTCGCACTGCAAGTCGGTGCTGCGTGCTGCCATTCACAGCGACGCATACTTCCTGTCAAGCCACCTCATCATCGACTACTCACTGCTAGTGGGACGCGATGACGCCTCCAATCAGCTGGTGGTCGGGATCATTG ATTACATCAGGACTTTCACGTGGGACAAAAGGCTGGAGATGGTTGTCAAATCCACTGGAATTCTGGGAGGTCAAG GAAAGATGCCCACCGTAGTGTCACCCGAGCTGTACCGTGCCCGCTTTTGCGAGGCCATGGACAAATACTTCCTCATGGTGCCCGACCACTGGACTGGTTTGGGGGTCAATTGTTGA